From the Pseudomonas baltica genome, one window contains:
- a CDS encoding AP endonuclease: protein MTLHPVSISLSSYGADLVRERGQAAFIDLLADAGVSTIELREELGLPDDKTALALAIKARGLNCVYSSPLELWAADGTLQASALAAAQAHAHACGAQYLKVSLGFFPANQDLATLHRLLGDHPVRLLVENDQTPQGGQIERLAQFFSAARVAGVAVGMTFDIGNWQWQAQSLFDALARLGQYVEYVHCKGVQLNAAGKLVATPPTLRDLHLWEQVLQRVAPGVLRAIEFPLQDDDLALVTRTQVAALARLGQPHQSPLHEVSAHV, encoded by the coding sequence ATGACTCTCCACCCCGTCTCCATCAGTTTGTCCAGCTACGGCGCCGATCTCGTGCGCGAACGTGGTCAGGCAGCGTTTATCGACCTGTTGGCCGATGCTGGCGTCAGCACCATAGAGCTGCGCGAGGAGCTCGGCCTGCCCGACGACAAAACCGCTTTGGCGCTCGCCATCAAGGCCCGCGGGCTGAACTGCGTGTATTCGTCACCGCTCGAGCTGTGGGCCGCCGACGGTACATTGCAAGCGTCCGCACTGGCCGCTGCCCAGGCCCATGCACATGCCTGCGGCGCGCAATACCTCAAGGTTTCTCTGGGGTTTTTCCCGGCCAATCAGGATCTGGCCACCCTTCACAGGTTGCTGGGCGACCACCCGGTGCGCCTGCTGGTCGAAAACGACCAGACGCCACAAGGCGGCCAGATCGAGCGCCTGGCGCAGTTCTTCAGCGCTGCTCGCGTTGCGGGCGTCGCCGTCGGCATGACCTTCGACATCGGCAATTGGCAATGGCAAGCGCAGTCGCTGTTCGACGCCCTCGCACGGCTCGGCCAGTACGTGGAATACGTGCACTGCAAGGGCGTGCAGTTGAACGCTGCCGGCAAGTTGGTCGCCACGCCACCGACCCTGCGTGATCTGCACCTGTGGGAGCAAGTGCTGCAGCGTGTCGCCCCAGGGGTGCTGCGAGCTATCGAATTCCCCCTGCAAGACGACGACCTGGCCCTCGTCACCCGCACGCAGGTCGCCGCCCTCGCCCGCCTCGGCCAGCCCCATCAAAGCCCGCTGCACGAGGTGAGCGCTCATGTCTGA
- a CDS encoding MFS transporter encodes MEKLKLASRRWWYLMPIVFITYSLAYLDRANYGFAAASGMAHDLQITPGLSSMLGALFFLGYFFFQVPGAIYAEKHSVKKLIFVSLILWGGLASLTGVVDSAYWLVVIRFLLGVVEAVVMPAMLVYLCHWFTRAERSRANTFLILGNPVTMLWMSVVSGYLVQHFSWRWMFIIEGLPAVIWAFIWWRLADDRPQQAKWLSDADKQALQTALEAEQQGIKPVKNYAEAFRSPKVILLSVQYFCWSIGVYGFVLWLPSILKAGQEMDMIEAGWLSALPYLAAVIAMVLVSWGSDKLQKRKRFVWPPLLLAAVAFYASYALGSQHFWWSYGLLVLAAACMYAPYGPFFAIIPEILPGNVAGGAMALINSMGALGSFGGSYLVGYLNATTGDPGASYLLMSGALLISAVLTIALKTRDTQKVAPQASLVGHARAGSH; translated from the coding sequence ATGGAAAAGCTCAAACTGGCAAGCCGCCGCTGGTGGTATCTCATGCCAATCGTCTTCATCACCTATAGCCTGGCCTATCTGGACCGCGCCAATTATGGCTTTGCCGCGGCATCGGGCATGGCCCACGATCTGCAGATCACCCCGGGCCTGTCGTCGATGCTGGGGGCGCTGTTCTTCCTCGGCTATTTCTTCTTTCAGGTGCCGGGGGCGATCTATGCCGAAAAACACAGCGTCAAGAAGCTGATATTCGTCAGCCTGATCCTGTGGGGCGGTCTGGCCTCGCTGACGGGCGTAGTCGACAGTGCCTATTGGCTGGTGGTCATCCGCTTTCTGCTGGGTGTGGTCGAGGCCGTGGTCATGCCGGCGATGCTGGTGTACCTGTGCCACTGGTTCACGCGTGCCGAACGCTCGCGGGCCAACACTTTTTTGATCCTCGGCAACCCGGTGACCATGCTGTGGATGTCGGTGGTCTCCGGCTATCTGGTGCAGCACTTCAGCTGGCGCTGGATGTTTATCATCGAAGGCCTGCCGGCGGTGATCTGGGCGTTTATCTGGTGGCGCCTGGCCGATGATCGCCCGCAACAGGCCAAGTGGCTGAGCGATGCCGACAAACAAGCTTTGCAGACCGCACTGGAAGCCGAGCAACAGGGCATCAAACCGGTCAAGAACTACGCCGAGGCCTTCCGTTCGCCCAAGGTCATACTGCTGTCGGTGCAGTACTTCTGCTGGAGTATCGGCGTCTATGGCTTTGTGCTGTGGCTGCCGTCGATCCTCAAGGCCGGTCAGGAAATGGACATGATCGAGGCCGGCTGGTTGTCGGCGCTGCCTTATCTGGCGGCGGTGATCGCCATGGTGCTGGTGTCGTGGGGTTCGGACAAGCTGCAGAAGCGCAAGCGGTTCGTCTGGCCACCGCTGCTGCTTGCCGCCGTGGCGTTCTATGCCTCGTATGCGCTGGGCAGTCAGCACTTCTGGTGGTCCTACGGCTTGTTGGTGCTGGCGGCGGCATGCATGTACGCGCCTTACGGGCCGTTCTTCGCGATCATTCCGGAAATCCTGCCTGGCAATGTGGCCGGTGGCGCCATGGCACTGATCAACAGCATGGGCGCACTGGGGTCGTTTGGCGGGTCCTATCTGGTCGGGTACTTGAATGCCACGACCGGCGATCCGGGAGCATCGTACCTGTTGATGAGCGGCGCGCTGTTGATTTCAGCGGTGCTGACCATCGCGCTGAAGACCCGCGATACGCAAAAAGTGGCCCCACAGGCGTCGCTTGTGGGGCATGCGCGGGCGGGGAGCCATTGA
- a CDS encoding sugar kinase yields the protein MSEFDVLCFGETMAMFVAEQTGDLAGVEVFRKRIAGADNNVAIGLARLGFDVAWLSRVGDDALGRFVVATLEREGLDCSHVTVDARHPTGIQFKSRQDDGADPAVEYFRKGSAASHLSIADLSQRLLAASHVHATGIPPALSADTHALSRHVMSEMRSRGRSVSFDPNLRPSLWPSQAQMITSINALAAQADWVLPGLAEGQLLTGYQTPEDIAAFYLDQGSEMVAIKLGPEGAYYRTAQEQGYVAGFPVAKVVDTVGAGDGFAVGVISGLLETLGVAAAVNRGNWIGSRAVQTQGDMEGLPLRAELEADSHWQQSA from the coding sequence ATGTCTGAGTTCGACGTGTTGTGTTTCGGCGAAACCATGGCCATGTTCGTCGCCGAGCAGACCGGCGACCTGGCTGGCGTGGAGGTATTTCGCAAGCGCATCGCCGGTGCCGACAACAATGTGGCGATCGGTCTGGCGCGCCTGGGGTTCGATGTCGCCTGGCTGAGCCGGGTCGGCGATGACGCGCTGGGGCGATTCGTGGTCGCCACCCTTGAGCGCGAAGGTCTGGATTGCAGCCATGTGACGGTGGACGCACGACACCCCACGGGCATTCAGTTCAAGTCCCGGCAAGATGACGGCGCCGACCCGGCCGTCGAATATTTCCGCAAGGGCTCGGCGGCCAGCCATCTGAGTATCGCCGACCTCAGCCAACGTTTGCTGGCTGCCAGCCACGTTCACGCCACCGGTATTCCCCCGGCCTTGTCCGCTGATACCCACGCGCTCTCGCGCCATGTCATGAGCGAGATGCGCAGCCGCGGCCGCAGCGTCTCGTTCGATCCCAACCTGCGACCGTCACTGTGGCCGTCGCAGGCGCAGATGATCACCAGCATCAATGCGTTGGCCGCGCAGGCGGACTGGGTGCTGCCCGGGCTGGCCGAGGGGCAATTGCTGACCGGCTACCAGACCCCCGAAGACATCGCCGCGTTTTATCTCGACCAGGGCAGTGAAATGGTCGCGATCAAGCTGGGCCCCGAGGGCGCTTACTACCGTACGGCTCAGGAGCAAGGCTACGTGGCCGGTTTCCCGGTGGCCAAGGTCGTCGACACCGTGGGCGCGGGTGACGGCTTTGCGGTCGGCGTGATCAGCGGCCTGCTTGAAACCCTTGGCGTGGCGGCTGCCGTCAACCGCGGCAACTGGATCGGCAGCCGTGCGGTGCAAACCCAGGGCGACATGGAAGGCCTGCCGCTGCGAGCCGAACTCGAAGCCGACAGTCACTGGCAACAAAGCGCCTGA
- a CDS encoding LacI family DNA-binding transcriptional regulator, with protein MSSISIAQRNRVTMLDVAERAGVSKASVSRFIGDDRALLSELTAERIERAIADLGYRPNQMARGLKRGRTRLIGMLIADIRNPYSIAVMHGVESACRRHGYSLVMCNTDRDQVQEGEQLAAVRAYNVEGLIVNTLGHQLDELRELHREMPMVLVDRKVDQLDSDLVGLDNPAAVATAIEHLHAQGYRDLLLVSEPQDGTSSRTERAAAFKLQVQTHADVQGAVIYTSDDLEGQLQAFLQRPGPGPKAFFCANGVATLATTLALHRLGHSLFDDFGLLALDELDWYPLVGGGITSLAQPTHDIGVRAFECLLERLQGSRSPTRTVDFGVQLIVRGSTRSRL; from the coding sequence ATGAGCAGTATTTCCATCGCCCAGCGTAACCGCGTCACCATGCTTGACGTGGCCGAACGTGCCGGGGTCTCGAAGGCCAGCGTTTCGCGCTTTATCGGCGACGACCGCGCGCTGCTTTCCGAACTCACCGCCGAACGCATCGAACGCGCCATTGCCGACCTCGGCTACCGCCCCAATCAAATGGCCCGTGGCCTCAAGCGCGGCCGTACACGCCTGATCGGCATGCTCATCGCCGATATCCGCAACCCCTATTCCATCGCCGTGATGCACGGTGTCGAAAGCGCCTGCCGTCGCCATGGCTACAGCCTGGTGATGTGCAATACCGACCGCGATCAGGTGCAGGAAGGCGAACAGCTGGCGGCGGTGCGCGCCTATAACGTCGAAGGCCTGATCGTGAACACCCTCGGCCATCAACTGGACGAGCTGCGCGAGCTGCACCGCGAGATGCCCATGGTACTGGTGGATCGCAAGGTCGATCAGCTCGACAGCGATCTGGTCGGGCTGGACAACCCAGCTGCGGTTGCCACGGCCATCGAGCACTTGCACGCCCAAGGCTACCGCGACCTGTTGCTGGTCAGCGAACCCCAGGACGGCACCAGCTCGCGCACCGAACGGGCAGCGGCATTCAAGTTGCAGGTACAGACCCATGCCGATGTGCAAGGCGCAGTGATCTATACCTCGGACGATCTGGAGGGCCAGTTGCAGGCTTTCCTGCAGCGCCCGGGGCCTGGTCCCAAGGCGTTTTTCTGTGCCAACGGGGTTGCCACGCTGGCCACCACCCTCGCCCTGCATCGGCTGGGACACAGTCTGTTCGACGACTTCGGCCTGCTGGCCCTCGATGAGCTCGATTGGTACCCCTTGGTCGGGGGTGGCATCACATCGCTGGCGCAGCCAACCCACGACATCGGCGTGCGCGCTTTCGAGTGCCTGCTGGAACGTCTGCAGGGCAGCCGCAGTCCTACAAGAACGGTGGACTTCGGCGTTCAGCTGATTGTTCGCGGCTCGACCAGATCACGTCTCTAG